One window from the genome of Thermococcus siculi encodes:
- a CDS encoding rhomboid family intramembrane serine protease translates to MGLERYFYRYGKATFTLFLINVAVYVVEAILSGNPLSISMDVLATFGQWNYAVLNGAWWQLFTAMFVHVGILHIGFNMYFLLVMGRQLEHALGPRRLVIIYLISGLVGNLLTLLLLPPGTVSAGASGALFGIVGTLIVMMGVIGGNMQAALVNAFVLFLINSILPGVNAFAHLGGLVTGMAIGYYYGKQIKRRMALAYGYGYY, encoded by the coding sequence ATGGGCCTTGAGCGCTATTTCTATCGTTACGGGAAGGCGACCTTTACGCTCTTCCTGATAAACGTGGCGGTTTACGTGGTGGAGGCCATTTTGAGCGGCAACCCGCTGAGCATAAGCATGGACGTTCTGGCAACTTTTGGCCAGTGGAACTACGCGGTGCTCAACGGCGCCTGGTGGCAGCTCTTCACGGCAATGTTCGTCCACGTGGGGATACTCCACATAGGCTTCAACATGTACTTCCTCCTCGTCATGGGCAGACAGCTTGAGCACGCCCTCGGGCCGAGGAGGCTCGTGATCATCTACCTGATCTCAGGTCTCGTTGGAAACCTGCTGACTCTACTCCTGCTGCCGCCGGGCACCGTCAGTGCAGGGGCTAGCGGCGCGCTCTTCGGTATCGTGGGAACGCTCATAGTCATGATGGGGGTCATCGGCGGCAACATGCAGGCGGCACTGGTGAACGCCTTTGTGCTCTTCCTGATAAACAGCATCCTGCCCGGGGTCAACGCATTCGCACACCTGGGCGGTCTCGTGACTGGAATGGCCATAGGCTACTACTACGGGAAGCAGATAAAGAGGCGCATGGCCCTCGCTTACGGCTACGGCTACTACTGA
- a CDS encoding bifunctional fructose-bisphosphatase/inositol-phosphate phosphatase has protein sequence MEAWNELARELAGEVEKVVMPLFGTSKAGETVGTNVSGDVTKYVDKVAEDLVVRRLSSLGVNIVSEEIGFIDNGSDYTAVVDPIDGSYNFAAGIPIFAFSFAVFRGKKPVYGAIYEFVPKHFYEAIPGEGAFMNGRRIHVREPERGKEALSFYTRGRCTGLIEKVKRVRVLGAIAVELTYLAKGALDGVLDIRNYVRPTDIAAGVLIAREAGAIVTDERGREFEVHLSATEKTNVIAVNDEYLLKLILEELENGP, from the coding sequence ATGGAAGCATGGAACGAGCTGGCGAGAGAGCTTGCTGGAGAGGTAGAGAAGGTTGTTATGCCGCTCTTCGGGACCTCCAAGGCTGGCGAGACCGTGGGAACCAACGTAAGCGGTGATGTCACGAAGTACGTGGACAAGGTGGCGGAAGACCTCGTGGTGAGGAGGCTTAGCTCCCTCGGGGTCAACATCGTCAGCGAGGAGATAGGTTTCATAGACAACGGGAGCGACTACACGGCAGTCGTTGACCCGATAGACGGCTCCTACAACTTCGCCGCAGGGATACCGATATTCGCCTTCAGCTTCGCGGTCTTCAGGGGAAAGAAGCCGGTTTACGGGGCCATCTACGAGTTCGTGCCGAAGCACTTCTACGAGGCGATTCCCGGGGAAGGCGCCTTTATGAATGGGAGGCGGATCCACGTTAGGGAGCCAGAGCGCGGAAAGGAGGCCCTCAGCTTCTACACGAGGGGAAGATGCACGGGACTCATAGAGAAGGTCAAGCGCGTCCGTGTTCTCGGGGCCATAGCCGTCGAGCTAACCTACCTCGCGAAGGGCGCCCTCGACGGGGTTCTCGACATAAGGAACTACGTCCGCCCGACTGACATAGCTGCCGGGGTTCTCATAGCCAGAGAGGCAGGCGCAATAGTAACCGACGAGCGCGGAAGGGAGTTCGAGGTTCACCTGAGCGCCACGGAGAAGACCAACGTGATAGCGGTCAACGACGAATACCTCCTAAAGCTGATCCTGGAGGAGCTGGAAAATGGGCCTTGA